One Rhododendron vialii isolate Sample 1 chromosome 2a, ASM3025357v1 genomic region harbors:
- the LOC131317243 gene encoding protein FAR-RED IMPAIRED RESPONSE 1-like, whose amino-acid sequence MDLESVGYERTTSVPLVHSAEELDHLERNTKKIKSNNLNPLNGSIVPETQNPSDIEMETSQPENPKSEEKPNPLNNRRSFKTALVHATLEKLESPPKRTTRRRLSISSSQFDKMEEQDRTNVDPTPLFSAPPPSGNTVTIPTVSIIYEFLSRNLHSASGGIENVEFLAQDLYNDKRDRKNMSYQYFGDVVVFDTTYYTNKYYLIFAPILGVNHHRQTTLLGCAFLSDEKTDSFVWLFNEWLKAMPGGPPKMIITDQDPAMTKAIASALPNTFHRYCIWHIVSKYSEKMGVLSYKEHYDKLKNCIWNSGTPGEFDARWAIIVENSKLSSNKWLQNMYKIRDRWVPAYTNNMFSAHMTSSQRAKIFRGQWKRK is encoded by the exons ATGGATTTGGAATCCGTTGGTTATGAGCGAACCACCTCCGTACCGCTGGTTCATTCGGCTGAGGAATTAGACCATTTGGAGAGaaacacaaagaaaataaagagcaaTAACTTGAAT CCCCTAAATGGTTCCATTGTTCCAGAGACCCAAAATCCAAGCGATATCGAGATGGAAACTTCACAACCAGAAAACCCCAAAAGCGAGGAGAAGCCTAATCCTTTGAACAATAGGAGATCTTTCAAGACGGCCCTGGTCCATGCAACATTGGAGAAATTGGAATCTCCTCCGAAAAGAACCACACGGAGGAG GTTATCCATAAGTAGCTCACAATTTGATAAAATGGAAGAACAAGATCGAACCAATGTTGATCCAACCCCCTTGTTTTCAGCACCACCACCGAg CGGTAACACCGTCACCATCCCAACCGTGTCAATTATCTATGAATTTTTGTCAAGAAATTTACACTCCGCAA GCGGAGGTAttgaaaatgttgaatttttAGCACAAGATCTTTATAATGATAAAAGAGATAGAAAGAAT ATGTCATATCAATATTTTGGAGACGTGGTAGTTTTTGATACTACGTACTACACAAAcaaatattatttgatatttgCACCTATATTGGGGGTCAACCACCATAGGCAGACGACACTTCTTGGTTGTGCGTTCTTGAGTGATGAAAAAACTGATTCGTTTGTGTGGCTCTTCAATGAATGGTTAAAAGCGATGCCAGGTGGACCAcccaaaatgatcataactgatCAAGATCCGGCGATGACAAAAGCAATTGCTTCTGCTCTTCCAAATACATTTCATCGATATTGTATTTGGCACATTGTGAGCAAATATTCTGAAAAAATGGGTGTACTGTCATATAAGGAACATTATGATAAGTTGAAGAATTGTATATGGAATTCTGGAACACCTGGAGAGTTCGATGCAAGATGGGCAATTATTGTAGAAAACTCTAAGTTGTCTAGTAATAAATGGTTGCAGAACATGTATAAAATTCGTGATAGATGGGTTCCCGCATATACGAACAATATGTTTTCTGCCCATATGACTAGTAGTCAACGGGCTAAAATTTTTCGTGgacaatggaaaagaaaatga
- the LOC131311707 gene encoding uncharacterized protein LOC131311707: MTTHSTELDSITADSPRPITDDDTHLPRVRFMCSFGGKILPRPHDNQLRYVGGDTRIVAVHRHSATYSSLLHKLSKFTGTTNMSIKYQLPNEDLDSLITVTSDEDIENMMDEYDRFALNNAGSRSARLRLFLFLNDVVSRAGSISSLLDGSTKREHWFLDALNGQSGSGLDRGRSEVSSIVSEVPDYLFGLDNLDEQPREPKWKTRLNLADNVSNSDPGSPARVVSSPFCSTSSLVVPPNPELLPVKTKPDNPVRVFNRKEAPVEVESYTEATEKTDGLPPGYAGNPQWRYVPDPHYPSPPLQHVPFYYVSNAGPPGNVPIHPVQIRAPFQPFPPPPGQLPVGYPQMVSGMGQVYGGGVRPGASMDPYEGMHQPVYYAVKNAYPGMVVPGGEEFAGSEAKMDRVNQS; the protein is encoded by the exons ATGACAACTCACTCAACAGAACTCGACTCCATCACTGCAGACTCACCCCGCCCCATCACCGACGACGACACCCACCTGCCACGTGTACGGTTCATGTGCAGCTTCGGTGGCAAAATCCTGCCACGGCCCCACGACAACCAGCTCCGCTACGTGGGCGGCGACACCCGCATCGTCGCCGTCCACCGCCACTCCGCCACCTACTCCTCCCTCCTCCACAAGCTCTCCAAATTCACAG GTACAACCAACATGAGCATAAAGTACCAGCTCCCCAACGAAGACCTAGATTCCCTCATCACCGTAACTTCCGACGAAGATATCGAAAACATGATGGACGAATATGACCGTTTTGCCCTTAACAACGCCGGCTCCAGATCGGCTCGACTCCGGCTATTTTTGTTCTTGAACGACGTCGTTTCTAGAGCGGGTAGTATAAGCTCGTTACTTGACGGGTCGACTAAAAGGGAACACTGGTTTCTCGATGCCCTTAATGGACAAAGCGGGTCGGGTTTGGACCGTGGGCGATCCGAAGTGTCTTCTATTGTATCCGAAGTTCCGGATTATTTATTCGGGTTGGATAACCTGGATGAGCAGCCTAGGGAGCCCAAGTGGAAGACCCGGCTGAATTTGGCCGACAATGTTTCAAATTCGGATCCGGGTTCACCCGCCCGGGTTGTCTCGTCCCCGTTTTGCTCGACCTCGTCGTTGGTGGTGCCACCGAACCCGGAGCTTTTGCCAGTTAAGACCAAACCCGACAACCCGGTTCGTGTGTTCAACCGGAAGGAGGCTCCGGTTGAGGTTGAGAGTTATACCGAGGCCACTGAAAAGACAGACGGGTTGCCACCCGGGTACGCAGGAAACCCACAGTGGCGTTATGTTCCGGATCCTCATTACCCGAGCCCCCCATTACAACATGTTCCCTTTTATTATGTCTCAAATGCGGGTCCACCCGGAAATGTTCCAATCCACCCGGTTCAAATCCGGGCGCCATTTCAACCATTTCCACCTCCACCGGGTCAGCTACCAGTTGGGTATCCTCAGATGGTTTCGGGTATGGGTCAAGTCTATGGTGGAGGAGTGAGGCCCGGGGCGTCAATGGATCCATATGAGGGTATGCATCAGCCGGTTTATTACGCGGTTAAAAATGCTTATCCGGGTATGGTTGTACCGGGCGGGGAGGAATTTGCTGGGTCGGAGGCGAAGATGGATCGGGTCAACCAGTCCTGA
- the LOC131311716 gene encoding uncharacterized protein LOC131311716 isoform X1, whose product MSRLLTFYKIRTVAHTFSANQRSFYSGRKYGAVVTAGLHSPHSRLYSQYVFPNRGHNSFMVNRNMSCKSSFSRKFPVFPASNAVAHHAQVAWKRLAQMYSQNSRTNLAISRTAQAVSLALSRSYMVVPGIFAWTCGNLALAQVSAETDPFHSKKTLYMRAADGHVFVTSLLLDLFEGIVLLLRAIYLAVLFSPCIVMAPFADSFGPRFRKTWLEVVHHTLERAGPAFIKWGQWAATRPDLFPRDLCTELSKLHTKAPEHSFAYTKRTIERAFGRKLSEIFEDFEEKPVASGSIAQVHRASLKYQYRGRQIKPLVVAVKVRHPGVGESIRRDFEIINIAAKCSKFIPTLSWLRLDESVQQFAVFMMSQVDLAREAAHLSRFIYNFRRWKDVSFPKPVYPLVHPAVLVETFEQGESVAHYVDELEGHDRIKSALAHIGTHALLKMLLVDNFIHADMHPGNILVRVAQTKPSRKRFFKSKPHVIFIDVGMTAELSKSDRVNLLEFFKAVARRDGRTAAECTLRLSRQQNCPNPEAYIKEMKESFDFWGTPEGDVVHPAECMEQVLEKVRRHKVNIDGNVCTVMVTTLVLEGWQRKLDPDYDVMHTLQTLLLKADWAKSLSYTIEGLMAP is encoded by the exons ATGTCTAG GCTTTTGACATTTTACAAAATTAGGACAGTGGCACATACTTTTTCTGCAAATCAGAGGAGCTTCTATTCTGGAAGGAAGTATGGTGCAGTTGTTACAGCAGGGTTACACTCTCCTCACTCCAGACTGTACTCTCAATATGTTTTTCCTAATAGGGGACATAATTCATTCATGGTTAACAGGAATATGTCTTGCAAAAGTAGTTTCTCCAGGAAATTTCCTGTCTTTCCTGCAAGTAATGCAGTTGCACATCATGCCCAAGTTGCTTGGAAGAGACTCGCACAGATGTATTCTCAAAACTCCCGAACTAACCTTGCCATTAGTAGGACCGCTCAAGCAGTTAGCTTGGCATTAAGCCGCTCTTACATGGTTGTTCCTGGTATATTTGCCTGGACATGTGGTAATCTAGCATTAGCACAAGTATCAGCAGAAACAGATCCCTTCCATTCAAAGAAAACCTTGTACATGCGTGCAGCGGATGGCCATGTTTTTGTGACCTCATTATTGCTTGATTTGTTTGAAGGAATAGTCTTGTTGCTAAGAGCAATTTATTTGGCAGTTTTGTTCTCACCCTGCATAGTAATGGCCCCATTTGCTGATTCTTTTGGGCCTCGATTTAGAAAGACATGGCTTGAGGTTGTTCATCATACACTGGAAAGAGCAGGCCCGGCGTTCATTAAATGGGGCCAGTGGGCAGCTACACGACCAGATTTATTCCCAAGGGATTTATGCACTGAACTCTCAAAGCTTCATACCAAAGCTCCTGAACACAGTTTTGCATATACAAAAAGGACTATTGAAAGAGCTTTTGGTCGGAAGCTTTCTGaaatttttgaagattttgaggAGAAACCTGTTGCATCTGGAAGTATTGCTCAAGTTCATCGAGCTTCATTAAAGTATCAGTATCGTGGTCGACAGATCAAGCCTCTTGTAGTTGCAGTAAAAGTTAGACACCCTGGAGTCGGTGAATCCATTCGAAGGGATTTTGAGATAATTAATATAGCGGCAAAGTGTTCGAAGTTCATTCCTACCCTGAGCTGGTTAAGATTGGACGAAAGTGTCCAGCAGTTTGCAGTTTTTATGATGTCTCAGGTTGACCTTGCAAGGGAAGCTGCCCATTTGAGCCGTTTTATATATAATTTCCGTCGGTGGAAGGATGTTTCTTTTCCAAAGCCTGTTTATCCGCTTGTGCATCCTGCCGTTTTGGTGGAAACTTTTGAGCAAGGGGAAAGTGTGGCTCACTATGTTGATGAGCTTGAAGGACATGATCGGATTAAAAGTGCACTGGCACACATTGGTACTCATGCACTTCTAAAGATGCTTCTG GTGGACAACTTTATTCATGCGGACATGCATCCTGGAAATATCCTTGTTCGGGTGGCTCAAACGAAGCCTTCTAGGAAACGGTTCTTTAAATCAAAGCCTCATGTCATCTTCATTGATGTAGGCATGACTGCTGAACTTTCTAAGAGCGACAGAGTGAATTTGCTGGAATTCTTTAAGGCTGTTGCCCGCAGAGATGGCCGCACAGCAGCAGAGTGCACACTCAGATTGTCTAGGCAACAGAACTGCCCAAACCCTGAGGCCTACATCAAG GAAATGAAAGAATCATTTGATTTCTGGGGTACCCCAGAAGGTGATGTGGTCCATCCTGCAGAGTGCATGGAGCAAGTACTTGAGAAAGTTAGGCGTCATAAAGTGAATATAGATGGCAATGTCTGCACTGTGATGGTTACCACTTTGGTTCTTGAG GGTTGGCAGCGGAAGCTCGATCCAGACTACGATGTGATGCACACTCTACAAACACTGCTTCTCAAAGCCGACTGGGCAAAGTCACTCTCTTATACAATTGAAGGGCTTATGGCCCCGTGA
- the LOC131311716 gene encoding uncharacterized protein LOC131311716 isoform X2, giving the protein MVNRNMSCKSSFSRKFPVFPASNAVAHHAQVAWKRLAQMYSQNSRTNLAISRTAQAVSLALSRSYMVVPGIFAWTCGNLALAQVSAETDPFHSKKTLYMRAADGHVFVTSLLLDLFEGIVLLLRAIYLAVLFSPCIVMAPFADSFGPRFRKTWLEVVHHTLERAGPAFIKWGQWAATRPDLFPRDLCTELSKLHTKAPEHSFAYTKRTIERAFGRKLSEIFEDFEEKPVASGSIAQVHRASLKYQYRGRQIKPLVVAVKVRHPGVGESIRRDFEIINIAAKCSKFIPTLSWLRLDESVQQFAVFMMSQVDLAREAAHLSRFIYNFRRWKDVSFPKPVYPLVHPAVLVETFEQGESVAHYVDELEGHDRIKSALAHIGTHALLKMLLVDNFIHADMHPGNILVRVAQTKPSRKRFFKSKPHVIFIDVGMTAELSKSDRVNLLEFFKAVARRDGRTAAECTLRLSRQQNCPNPEAYIKEMKESFDFWGTPEGDVVHPAECMEQVLEKVRRHKVNIDGNVCTVMVTTLVLEGWQRKLDPDYDVMHTLQTLLLKADWAKSLSYTIEGLMAP; this is encoded by the exons ATGGTTAACAGGAATATGTCTTGCAAAAGTAGTTTCTCCAGGAAATTTCCTGTCTTTCCTGCAAGTAATGCAGTTGCACATCATGCCCAAGTTGCTTGGAAGAGACTCGCACAGATGTATTCTCAAAACTCCCGAACTAACCTTGCCATTAGTAGGACCGCTCAAGCAGTTAGCTTGGCATTAAGCCGCTCTTACATGGTTGTTCCTGGTATATTTGCCTGGACATGTGGTAATCTAGCATTAGCACAAGTATCAGCAGAAACAGATCCCTTCCATTCAAAGAAAACCTTGTACATGCGTGCAGCGGATGGCCATGTTTTTGTGACCTCATTATTGCTTGATTTGTTTGAAGGAATAGTCTTGTTGCTAAGAGCAATTTATTTGGCAGTTTTGTTCTCACCCTGCATAGTAATGGCCCCATTTGCTGATTCTTTTGGGCCTCGATTTAGAAAGACATGGCTTGAGGTTGTTCATCATACACTGGAAAGAGCAGGCCCGGCGTTCATTAAATGGGGCCAGTGGGCAGCTACACGACCAGATTTATTCCCAAGGGATTTATGCACTGAACTCTCAAAGCTTCATACCAAAGCTCCTGAACACAGTTTTGCATATACAAAAAGGACTATTGAAAGAGCTTTTGGTCGGAAGCTTTCTGaaatttttgaagattttgaggAGAAACCTGTTGCATCTGGAAGTATTGCTCAAGTTCATCGAGCTTCATTAAAGTATCAGTATCGTGGTCGACAGATCAAGCCTCTTGTAGTTGCAGTAAAAGTTAGACACCCTGGAGTCGGTGAATCCATTCGAAGGGATTTTGAGATAATTAATATAGCGGCAAAGTGTTCGAAGTTCATTCCTACCCTGAGCTGGTTAAGATTGGACGAAAGTGTCCAGCAGTTTGCAGTTTTTATGATGTCTCAGGTTGACCTTGCAAGGGAAGCTGCCCATTTGAGCCGTTTTATATATAATTTCCGTCGGTGGAAGGATGTTTCTTTTCCAAAGCCTGTTTATCCGCTTGTGCATCCTGCCGTTTTGGTGGAAACTTTTGAGCAAGGGGAAAGTGTGGCTCACTATGTTGATGAGCTTGAAGGACATGATCGGATTAAAAGTGCACTGGCACACATTGGTACTCATGCACTTCTAAAGATGCTTCTG GTGGACAACTTTATTCATGCGGACATGCATCCTGGAAATATCCTTGTTCGGGTGGCTCAAACGAAGCCTTCTAGGAAACGGTTCTTTAAATCAAAGCCTCATGTCATCTTCATTGATGTAGGCATGACTGCTGAACTTTCTAAGAGCGACAGAGTGAATTTGCTGGAATTCTTTAAGGCTGTTGCCCGCAGAGATGGCCGCACAGCAGCAGAGTGCACACTCAGATTGTCTAGGCAACAGAACTGCCCAAACCCTGAGGCCTACATCAAG GAAATGAAAGAATCATTTGATTTCTGGGGTACCCCAGAAGGTGATGTGGTCCATCCTGCAGAGTGCATGGAGCAAGTACTTGAGAAAGTTAGGCGTCATAAAGTGAATATAGATGGCAATGTCTGCACTGTGATGGTTACCACTTTGGTTCTTGAG GGTTGGCAGCGGAAGCTCGATCCAGACTACGATGTGATGCACACTCTACAAACACTGCTTCTCAAAGCCGACTGGGCAAAGTCACTCTCTTATACAATTGAAGGGCTTATGGCCCCGTGA